Genomic DNA from Cognatishimia sp. WU-CL00825:
CGCGCAACACAATATGTCGCGCCCGAAGATCAATTGGGCCAACCCGAGGCCCCCATAACTCAGAAGGCGCCTCAAGATGGCTAAGGAAAAGTTTGAACGTTCCAAACCGCACTGCAACATCGGCACAATCGGCCACGTTGACCACGGTAAAACCACGCTGACAGCAGCGATCACCAAGCAATATGGTGACTTCAAAGCGTATGACGAAATCGACGGCGCACCTGAAGAAAAAGCCCGCGGCATCACCATCTCGAC
This window encodes:
- a CDS encoding GTP-binding protein, encoding MAKEKFERSKPHCNIGTIGHVDHGKTTLTAAITKQYGDFKAYDEIDGAPEEKARGITIST